A stretch of the Arthrobacter stackebrandtii genome encodes the following:
- a CDS encoding PEP/pyruvate-binding domain-containing protein — protein MPDGFVVPNPAPLATSDGGASLQVAVAGALARLGDPVVAVRSSASDEDGVAASAAGQYETVIGVRGTAEVCHAIASCRMSAGAARVGDYRRRTSSGNPHGAAGMAVLVQRVVEAEVSGVMFTPQRPGEPTRIEASWGLGLSVVGGIVTPDAYEAAADGTIDCLVGSKLARIDLAHGLSGVVGSAVAAQQQTARTLDDGVVAALAGLGGQIAGTLGGPQDVEWAVADGKLWILQARPITAELPARRVPGPSGPAGVLTGTPGSHGTAAATARIVRGPSAFATVRRGDILVCPYTDPAWTPLFTVAAGVVTETGGALSHAAIVAREYGIPAVLGVAHATSLIGNGAQIAVDGTAGTIAFL, from the coding sequence GTGCCTGACGGGTTCGTGGTGCCCAACCCAGCTCCGTTGGCCACGTCCGACGGCGGTGCCTCCTTGCAGGTAGCGGTCGCCGGTGCACTGGCACGGCTGGGTGACCCCGTCGTGGCAGTCCGGTCGTCAGCGTCGGATGAGGACGGCGTTGCCGCCTCGGCGGCCGGCCAGTACGAAACCGTAATCGGTGTTCGTGGAACCGCCGAGGTATGCCACGCCATAGCCTCCTGCAGGATGTCAGCCGGCGCCGCACGCGTTGGTGACTACCGCCGTCGAACGAGTTCCGGCAACCCGCATGGTGCCGCGGGCATGGCGGTGCTGGTCCAGCGAGTGGTTGAGGCGGAGGTCTCCGGCGTCATGTTCACGCCGCAGCGGCCGGGCGAACCCACCAGGATCGAGGCGTCCTGGGGACTGGGGCTGTCAGTGGTGGGCGGAATCGTCACCCCGGACGCCTACGAGGCAGCGGCAGACGGAACCATTGACTGCTTGGTGGGAAGCAAACTGGCCCGAATCGACCTGGCCCACGGGCTCAGCGGTGTTGTTGGCAGCGCCGTCGCTGCACAGCAGCAAACAGCACGCACCTTGGATGACGGGGTGGTCGCGGCGCTGGCTGGCCTGGGTGGGCAGATAGCGGGGACCCTTGGCGGGCCGCAGGACGTGGAATGGGCTGTCGCGGACGGCAAGTTGTGGATCTTGCAGGCACGCCCCATTACGGCGGAACTTCCTGCCAGGAGGGTACCTGGACCGTCCGGTCCTGCCGGGGTGCTGACGGGCACACCCGGTTCCCATGGAACAGCCGCCGCGACCGCACGGATTGTGCGCGGCCCCTCCGCATTTGCAACTGTCCGCCGTGGCGACATCCTGGTCTGCCCCTACACCGACCCGGCCTGGACGCCGCTGTTCACCGTGGCCGCGGGGGTTGTCACAGAGACCGGCGGGGCGCTCTCACACGCTGCGATCGTTGCCCGCGAATACGGGATTCCCGCCGTGCTCGGAGTTGCCCATGCGACTTCCCTCATCGGCAACGGCGCCCAAATCGCAGTGGACGGAACTGCCGGAACCATTGCCTTCCTCTGA
- a CDS encoding DNA-binding protein: MESTQGPDPTGNIDHTQARREREARDRILDRGAKDLAPRPWRPAPVPPSALDLTQFALWRSSEPDPGELLDALSLLPAARAEVDGVEAGLLFAARNEGLTWAQIAEAMGFRSPQACQQYVNRLSARQAK; this comes from the coding sequence ATGGAAAGCACGCAGGGGCCCGACCCGACCGGCAATATCGACCACACGCAGGCCCGCCGTGAGCGCGAAGCCCGCGACCGGATTCTCGACCGGGGGGCAAAGGACCTGGCGCCTCGCCCGTGGCGGCCGGCGCCGGTTCCACCCTCAGCGCTCGACTTGACGCAATTTGCCCTGTGGCGTTCATCCGAGCCCGACCCCGGTGAACTGCTCGATGCGCTGTCACTGCTGCCGGCAGCGAGGGCGGAAGTCGACGGCGTTGAGGCCGGGCTGCTCTTCGCGGCCCGCAATGAGGGGCTGACCTGGGCGCAAATCGCCGAGGCGATGGGCTTTCGCTCCCCGCAGGCGTGCCAACAGTACGTGAACCGGCTCAGTGCCAGGCAGGCCAAGTGA
- a CDS encoding transcriptional regulator: MTTAHPSTQELLVLHAVCLLGFADSRAVAERAGTSHGTAVQVLGRAERAGWIQHFTFADLAGWSLTDPGKSENERQLAAERGTVDRENTIPAIYGGFLPLNARLLRAVTDWQIKPTGADRFGTNNHDDPEWDRGILDELSALGSELAPLAGRLSALLMRFDGYVARYESALEKGRNGQHNWIDTTTVDSCHRVWFQLHEDLIATLGISRHEEA; this comes from the coding sequence GTGACCACGGCACACCCTTCCACACAGGAATTGTTGGTGCTGCACGCCGTATGCCTTCTGGGATTCGCGGACAGCAGGGCCGTTGCCGAACGTGCCGGGACCAGCCATGGCACGGCCGTGCAGGTGCTGGGGCGCGCGGAACGTGCCGGGTGGATTCAGCACTTCACCTTCGCCGACCTGGCCGGCTGGTCACTGACAGACCCAGGCAAGTCCGAGAACGAACGCCAACTGGCAGCAGAACGCGGGACCGTCGACCGGGAAAACACGATTCCAGCGATCTACGGCGGATTTCTCCCGCTCAATGCCCGCCTGCTGCGTGCCGTCACCGACTGGCAGATCAAACCAACGGGCGCGGACCGGTTCGGCACCAACAACCACGACGACCCGGAATGGGACCGTGGCATCCTTGACGAACTGTCTGCACTAGGCAGTGAACTGGCACCACTGGCCGGGCGCCTGTCCGCCTTGCTGATGCGCTTCGACGGCTACGTGGCCCGTTACGAATCTGCTCTGGAAAAGGGAAGGAACGGTCAGCACAACTGGATCGACACGACCACTGTGGATTCCTGCCACCGGGTGTGGTTCCAACTCCACGAAGACCTCATCGCCACGCTGGGCATCAGCCGCCACGAGGAAGCCTAG